From one Oculatellaceae cyanobacterium genomic stretch:
- a CDS encoding slipin family protein: MGSVIGTVFAFALFIALSGIKLDREYERGVIFRLGRVKGVMGPGMYWIIPWVDQKTQVDVRTKTVNIEPQETITADSVTIKVNAVLYYRLIDASKAINKVENYNTAVYQTALTTLRNVVGQNILDDVLQNRDKINTKVQEIVDEITEPWGVVIERVEMKDVEIPLAMQRAMAKEAEAVREKRARIIKASAEQEASIKLAEASRNISANPAALELRRLQMLTEIGAENNTTTIIMLPSDVVQAAKSLTTGFSNGNQTEATPFQPEVFFNEKPALEDDLLNQS; this comes from the coding sequence ATGGGCTCTGTTATAGGTACTGTTTTTGCTTTCGCTTTGTTTATAGCTCTATCAGGAATAAAGCTAGACAGAGAATATGAACGCGGGGTAATCTTTCGACTGGGTAGAGTTAAAGGTGTGATGGGGCCAGGAATGTATTGGATTATACCTTGGGTAGACCAAAAAACTCAAGTTGATGTCCGTACTAAAACTGTCAATATTGAGCCTCAAGAAACTATTACTGCTGACAGTGTAACAATTAAAGTTAATGCTGTTCTATACTACCGCTTAATTGACGCTTCTAAGGCGATAAATAAAGTTGAAAATTACAACACGGCAGTTTATCAAACAGCTTTAACAACTTTACGCAATGTTGTTGGTCAAAATATCCTTGATGACGTTTTACAAAACCGAGATAAAATTAACACCAAAGTTCAAGAAATTGTAGACGAAATTACGGAGCCTTGGGGTGTGGTAATTGAGCGGGTGGAAATGAAAGATGTAGAAATTCCACTTGCTATGCAACGGGCAATGGCTAAGGAAGCGGAAGCAGTTCGGGAAAAACGCGCCCGTATAATTAAAGCTTCAGCAGAACAGGAAGCATCTATTAAGTTAGCAGAAGCTTCTCGAAATATCTCTGCTAATCCAGCAGCTTTAGAGCTGCGCCGTTTGCAAATGCTAACAGAAATTGGAGCGGAAAATAATACGACAACAATTATTATGTTGCCTTCGGATGTGGTTCAAGCTGCTAAGAGTTTGACTACCGGATTTTCTAATGGTAATCAAACAGAGGCGACTCCTTTTCAGCCTGAAGTATTTTTTAACGAGAAGCCAGCTTTGGAGGACGACCTCTTAAACCAGTCATAA
- a CDS encoding FAD-dependent hydroxylase, which produces MALSQLNNTVSTPQPTAPELSFDYDLAIVGGGIVGATLAAALKNSGLKVALIESQLHSAAVAKGRAYAISLLSGRIFEGIGIWQKILPQITTFNQVQISDADYAGVVHFQPQDVGTDGVGYAAEHRVLLTALQDYLKDCPNVSWLCPAEVISAEYQADGVELEVMQKGKGDITPPYPPEIQGGVEGKFKIRTRLLVAADGARSPIRNAASITTQGWAYWQSCVVATIKLEKPHNNIAYERFWHTGPMGVLPLPGNRCQVVWTNPHAEAKALQELDKAEFLAKLEEYTGGLLGRLELISDRFIFPVQLMQSDRYTIPRLALIGDAAHCCHPVAGQGMNLGIRDAAALAQVLTDAHQQQEDIGSLTVLERYESWRKHENTTILAFTDFLNRMFSNNWLPLVVVRRLGLWMLQHIHPIKTYALQLMTGLRGRPPKLASR; this is translated from the coding sequence ATGGCGCTGTCACAGCTAAATAATACAGTCTCAACTCCACAACCCACCGCACCAGAGCTAAGTTTTGATTACGACTTAGCAATTGTGGGGGGTGGAATTGTGGGTGCAACCCTTGCTGCTGCCTTAAAAAACTCTGGACTAAAAGTAGCTTTAATTGAATCTCAACTTCATTCTGCTGCTGTAGCAAAAGGAAGAGCTTACGCGATTTCTCTGCTATCCGGTCGTATTTTTGAGGGAATTGGCATTTGGCAGAAGATTTTGCCACAAATCACCACATTTAACCAGGTTCAAATATCTGATGCTGATTATGCGGGTGTAGTACATTTCCAACCTCAAGATGTAGGTACTGATGGTGTGGGTTATGCAGCAGAACATCGGGTATTGTTAACCGCTTTGCAGGATTATCTCAAAGATTGCCCTAATGTATCTTGGTTGTGTCCCGCAGAAGTAATTAGTGCTGAATATCAAGCAGATGGCGTGGAATTAGAAGTGATGCAGAAGGGGAAGGGCGATATAACCCCCCCCTACCCTCCCGAAATTCAGGGGGGAGTTGAAGGAAAATTTAAAATTCGTACTCGTTTATTAGTAGCGGCTGATGGGGCGCGATCGCCAATTCGTAATGCTGCTAGTATTACTACACAAGGTTGGGCTTATTGGCAATCTTGCGTAGTGGCAACAATTAAACTAGAAAAACCCCACAATAATATTGCTTACGAACGCTTTTGGCACACTGGCCCAATGGGAGTATTACCTTTACCAGGCAATCGTTGTCAAGTAGTTTGGACTAATCCCCATGCAGAAGCTAAAGCTTTACAAGAATTAGACAAAGCTGAGTTTCTGGCAAAGTTAGAAGAATATACAGGTGGTTTATTAGGGCGTTTGGAATTAATTAGCGATCGCTTTATTTTTCCAGTACAGCTAATGCAGAGCGATCGCTATACCATCCCACGACTTGCACTAATTGGTGATGCTGCCCACTGCTGCCATCCCGTCGCCGGACAAGGAATGAACTTAGGTATCCGAGATGCCGCAGCCCTAGCCCAAGTATTAACAGATGCTCATCAACAACAAGAAGATATTGGTTCTTTAACCGTCTTAGAACGTTATGAAAGCTGGCGTAAGCACGAAAACACCACAATTTTGGCATTCACCGATTTTTTAAATCGAATGTTTTCTAATAATTGGCTGCCCTTGGTTGTTGTTCGTCGCTTAGGTTTATGGATGTTGCAACACATTCATCCTATTAAAACCTACGCCTTACAACTTATGACTGGTTTAAGAGGTCGTCCTCCAAAGCTGGCTTCTCGTTAA